In Fusobacterium nucleatum, the genomic stretch TGGATAAGTTATAATGGCATATACAGCACTTTCACGACTTTCTATTGTCAATGAAAAAAGTAAAACAAATTTTAGTAAAAAATACAAAATTAAAGCTAAGGCTCCATTACTACCTAGTCTTGAATCTTTCATTATTTCAAGCATCTTATGTTTGCTTCTATAACTAAAAATTCCATCAAAAGTATCAGCTAAACCGTCAAGGTGTAATGCCCCTGTTGTTATTAAATCAGTTAATATTACAACAATGATCATTAAAGGTAAAATAGCAGAATAAGTTAAATTTTTTAAAATAAAATTAAAAATTATACAAAAGAATAGTAATATAAAGCCTACTATTATCCCTACAACTGGAAAATATTTCATAGACTTTCCAAGTTTTTCTTCATCATATTCTGTTTTTGGCATTGGTATTCTTGTCATAAAAGATAAAAGTAATAAAAACCCTTTCATTTTTTCCTCCCATTATTTAATTTTTAATTTTATTCCCGAAATTGCTAAATAAGCTTCATCAGAATTTTTTGCAATAAGCTGATTAATTCTTCCACATATATCTCTAAAATATCTACCTAGTGGATAATCAGGAATAAGTCCTGAACCAATTTCATTTGTTACAAATACACAATCACATTTTTTAGATTTTATAAATTCTAAAAAATTAGTTGTTTCTTCTTCAATTTTATATTCAATTTCATGCACAACAGATAAATGAATATTATCCCAGTCAATTTCTCTATCTATTATCATATAATTGGAAACAAAATTTGTAACACAATCAAATAGTATGACATCTGCATTATCTATATCATTTTTTACAAGAGATACAAGATTTTTATAACCTTCAATAGTTTTCCAAGTATTACCTCTTCTTTTAATATGTTTTTCTATTCTATCCTGCATTTCCTTATCAAAAGCTATTGCAGTTGCAAAGTAAATTTTATTCATATATTGATTTTCATAAATATATTCTTCAGCAAATTTACTTTTTCCACTTCTACTTCCACCAGTAAAAAATATTATTTTTCCCATAATAACTCCTTAATGTCATATTTTCCATTATATCATACTTTTTAATAAAAAAAACTTTTATCTAAGAAATCTTAGATAAAAGTTTTGAAAAATCATATTCTCTATTTTCATCAAGATTTGTATGAACATACAATACAACTCCACCAGAAATTAAATTTATAATTTTGATATTCAACTCTGTGGGAAGTGCAAGACACCCCTTACTTCTCCCAAGTCTACCATATTTTTCAGCAAATTTTTTATTTGCATATTCGGCTGCATGCATAACAATAGTTCTTTTTATTGCATTATCATTTTTTCCTTTTTCTAATCCATGAAGTTGAAGCGATGCTCCATTCTTTCCATTATAAATATTTCCTGTTAAGTAAAATCCTGATGAAGTTGAATAGGAATTATTTTTATTAGAAAATTTTGTAGCATATAAATCTCCTGTCCCTCTGCCATGAGTAACAAGACTTGATATAAGGAGTCGTTTTTCCTTTAAATCAATAATAAATAATCTTTCTTCTGTTGAGGGTTTAGTGTAATCAATCATTACTAAAAGATTATTATTTGAACTATCAAAAATTTCTAAGTCTTCAATTTTTTCTAAACCATGTATAGCATTATTAAAACATGAAAAACTGACTTTATCATTTAAAGATAAGTCTCTATACATAGTTTTAATCTCTAAGTCAGAAAATTTTTTCTTCATATCTAAATTAAAATTATTTGAAAAATTTATTTCTGCAAATAATGATAAAGAAAATATAAAATATAAAATTAATGTGAAAACAGATTTTAATAACTTCATATTTTATCACTTCATTATTTCAAAGTTACTTTCATAATAGGCTCACCTATTTTTACTACTTTTCCTAATGATAAAATTTCTATTTTTTCAACTTTTTCCATATTATTTATTATAATAGGACTTCTTGTTGAAGGAACACCATCTTTTATTTCATCAAGATTATATTTTATAATCTCATCTCCAACTTTTATTGGACCAGCTTCTCTTAATTTTTGGAAACCCTTTCCATCTAATTTGACAGTATCAATTCCAAAGTGGACTATCATTTCTAAACCATCAATTGTTTCAAATATAATAGCATGATTAGTTGGGAAAATATTCATAAGTTGTCCATCAATAGGGGAACATATAATACCCTTATCTGGCTCAATAGCACAGCCATCTCCTACCATTTTTTGTGCAAAGGCTTCATCTGGAACTTCTTTAAGTTCAATAACTTTTCCATTCATTGGTGAATATATAGTAACAATAGTCTTTTCTTTTTTCTTAAAAATATCAAATAACCCCATAACTAATTCCCTCTCTTTCTAATTTTTACTATTTAGTTCTTTTAAAAACTAATTCTATTCCTTCAGTAGACACCAAAGTCAAAGTATCACCTGATAATTTTATACTTTTATTTTTTCTTAAAAGGTCAAGAAATTGTAATTCTTTTGTCATTTCTTCTTCGCTTCCTGCCATTTGAGTCAATCCAAAATCATCAAAAACAAATTTACCACCACTTATTTGATAGTTTCCAAAATATCTATTGATACCACTGAAACCATAAACTCTATCCCCTTGGAAACCTATACTTGTTTTTTTGTTATATCCTTCTGTTACTATAGTAAATTCTCTACCATTTAACTGTTCTTTTAAATTTGCAAAAACAGGTGTTGATGATGAAGTTGAACTTTCTGTTTTTGCTGATGACATAAATGGAACATTAACATCTGTACAAGCTGTTAAAGCCACTGCTGTAATTCCTAATATTAAAAATTTTTTCATAATTTTCACCTTCCTAAAATAAATTTACATATTTTAATTATACATTATTTTTTTAATTTATGATAGAATTATTATTTAATAATTGATCATAACTTACTTTAAATTATTTTTTCATAGCTCTATTAATCATAAATTCAATTTCTTCATTCATATTTATTGGAACAATAGTTATATCTGGATTTTTATTTTTAAAAACTCTAAAAACTTCATCAGCAAATCCTTGTCCTATATTATCAATATTTTCAAAATCTAAGACTATTACTTTAAATTTTTCTACATTCATTAAAATTCTTTTTGCTAATGAACGTGATACAAAATCATGTCCTAAATAATCTTTTGCTAAATGAACTGTTATTTTTGTTTTATTGAATACAAAGTCATCACTAGTATATTCATCAAAAATTTCTTTTGTTGTTCTTTCTGTATTTTTATTTAATACCAGTATAACTTCCGTACCTTTTATAGTTCTTTCCCTATTTTGTTCTATACTATAAAAATATTCATCACTTCCAGATGAGAAAGTTTTATTAAAAGAACTTATTAAAAAATAATCAACAACCTTAGAAGTAAAAAATATCCCTTCTCCACTATGATTTTCAGCATCAGAAGTTAACTTACCTTTTTTTAGCTCAAATATTGCTTCATTTTCATTTTTTAAATTATGGTCCCTTACTATTTTCCTAAATATCCCTATTCCATTATCCTTAATAATGACAAATATATTAAAATAATTTTCAGCATAATGAATAGTTTTTAATAAAAAATCTTTAATCTTATCTTTTTCCTCTCTTTTTAAACTCATTTTAATTCCACCTTTTTTTTATTATATCATCATGTAAACTTAAAACCAATAAGATTAAAAATAAATTTACAATAGAATTTAGAAAATTATATTTTATTTTTATTGAAATTATATTAATGATTTGTTAGAATTGAATAGAAAATAATTTTTATGGAGGAAAAAATGTTTTATTTTTTATATGGAAATTCTCCAATGATAGAGTTTGAAACTGAAAAAATTACAGAAGAAATTTTAGAAAAATATCCAAATATCATGCCAAAATTTTTTGACTGTTCTTTAAAAGAAGAAAATGAATTTTTATCTGCTTTACAAGTTAATTCAATTTTTAAAACAGTTGATTTTTTAGTTTTAAAAAGAAGCGAAAATTTGAAAAGTTCAGCTATTCAAAAACTATTTAAGAGTGTCAAAAATTATAATCTAGATGAAAAGAATATTATAATTATCTACAATGTCCCTATACAATATGGAAAAGTTGTTTCAGATTATGAATTAACTAAAGCAAGTATTAAATTAATAGAAGAACTTGCTGTTTTTAAAGATTGTACAGTTATAAAAGAAAGTAAGACAACTTTAAATTATGTGAAGCAAAATTTGAATATTACTGAAAAAGATGCTAAGGACTTTATAGAACTATTAGGAGATGACTATTATCATATAAAAAATGAAACTAATAAGGTTGCCACTTTTTTGGAAAGACAACCATACTCTTTTGAAAAAATTAAAAATTTAATAAGTATAGATAAAGAATATAATATGAAGGATTTGATTGAAAATTTTTTAAAAACTAAAAATTTTTCTGATATTATAAATTTTTTAGAAAAAAATAAAGATTCTTATTTAGCTCTTATTTATATGCTAACAGATGAACTAATTAATTTATTAAAACTAACTTCTTTAATAAAAAGTGGTAAAATTTCAAAAAATATGAATTATAATGTATTTAAAGAACTATATAATGATTTTTCTAATTTGTTTATAGGAAAAAATTTCAAAGCTCAACACCCTTATACAATTTTTTTGAAATTAAATAGTTTTGAAAATTTTTCAGAAGAATTGTTAGAAAAAAGATTAAAAGAATTGTTAGAAATTGAATATAAAGTAAAAAGTGGAGAAAGAGATATAGATATTGAAACTGAGGTGTTTTTAGGGAAATTTTTTTAACACTAATGATAGTATTTTGTTCTTAGTAATATTGCCTTACTATAATGTCCAAACTCATGTCCTAAGGCATTTAGTATTTCATTTCTATTTGAGTTAGCTAATTTCTTTCTATCAAATACTACTACATTTGTTAATGTATCTGTATAATATGGTCCATTTGGATCTTTTACATCTGTTAGTACCATCTTTATATCTGGTCCTTTGTACCCTTTTGCTCTTAGGGCATCATTTAATATTTTATTCATTATAAAATTTGTTTTAAAATTTCTATATTTAGAATTTTTCCAATATCTGAAATATTTAGATTATCCTCATAAGGTAGGGAAACATCCGTCTTTTCTACTATTTTTTTATTAAATTCTTTTTGATAAAAAATAGCAATTCCTTCATTATCAAAATAATAAATTCCTGATTTTCTTCTTCTTTCAATATTATATTCTGTTGATTTATTATTATTTTTTAAATATTTAATTATTTTTGGTAAAATTTTATTTATTTCTTCATTTTCTTCAATAAAAATATTCTCATCCAAATACAATTTTTTTATAACAAAATGCACTGTAATATAATTTTTAGTGATTTCTGAATTTATAAAATTTATTACATAAAATATGGCTAAATTTATATCTTCGTATTTTAATCCTATGTCTAAAATATTGGACTTATCAATATTAATTTCAATATTTTCAGGAACAGAAAAAGTTTGAATAATCTTTTCCAATGATACTTTTTCTATTCCATTAATTCCTGATGTCTTATTCAAAATAAATTTCATTGTTTTCACCTATTTACTTGTATTCAAAAATATTTTTTAAAATATCTAGTTTTAAAATTTCTCCAACATCTGAAATATTTGGATTATCCTCATAAGGTAAGGATACGTATATTCCATCCACAATTCTTTTTTTTCCATATTTTTCAAAATATATTGTTAAGTCTAAATTATTAAAATCATAAGATCCTGAATACTCCCCAATATTATATTCGTAATTAAAAATTTTATAATTATTTTTAGTATACCTTTTTACTTTTGTGAATACTTTTCTAACATCTTCTCCAATTTTTATAACTTCATTGTCTAAATATAATTTTTCTACAACAAAAAATAATGTCTGAAATTCAGGTATCCTTGTTCCTAAATAAAAGTTAACACAGTAATTAATTATAAGCTCTAATTGTTTATACTCTAATGTGATATTTAAATCAAAATTATCTTTTCCTAACTCTAACCTTATTTTTGAAGGTTTTCCTAAAATTTCAATAATTTTTTTAAAGGAAATTCTATCTATTCCGTTAATTCCTAATGTTTTATTTAAAATAAATTTCATTTTATCCTCCTAATTTTCTTCTCTAAGAGTGTTTTCCAATCTGAAAATGATTTTCTGGCTTTTGCATTTTAGATAACTCTTTATTAATCTTTTTTTCTATTACTTTTATTTTTCTTTTGTCTTCAGGAGTTTTATTTGGTTTTTTATTTAATTCTTTTAATTTTTGTAGCTCTTCCTTTGCTTTTGTTACTTTTTTAGGATTAGATTTTCTTTCATTTTTAGTACTTCCTTTTGTAAGCATTACTAAAGTATCTTCTTCAACATCTAGAGTTTCAACTTTCTTAATATCTTCATTATTTGAAATAACTGTTGATTTATAACTTTTTATATCATTTAAATTATCTATTTCATCTTTATCATTGTTTCCAAATAATTTATCCAATTCTTTTTTATTTTTTTCTGCTCTAGCTCTAACTTCTTCTTCACTAAGGTTTAATAAAAGAGCACTATCAATTAAAGCTAAGGTATCTTCTACAATATATAGCTATTTCATAAATAAAATGTTCCTTATCTTTTTTAGGTACTAGTTTAGCTTCTGCAAATTGTTGTTCTATACTCTTTTGATTTTTGTATTTATTTCTCAAGTTATTTAGATAGTCTGTTTTTTCTCCTTCTGTAAATACCTTATTTTTGTTTTCACTTCCTATCTTTTTTGTTGTGTGGATTGATGTATCTTCTCCATATTTTCCTTCATCATAAGTATTCATATGTGCTTTTTCATGTCCAAATAATTCTGAAAAAGCTAAGTTTGGATCTGCTATATTATTTATTGAGAAATATATTCTTTCTCTTCTTTTAGCTCCACTTTCTTTATCTTTTGAATCCACTGTAAAGGAATGTGCTTCATCTGTTAATAAGACTTCTGGTATTATTCCTTGATAGCCATTTTCTCTTGGATATCTTGTTATCAATTTCTTAAATTTACTAGAAATTTTTCTGAAATAGGGTTATAAAAATTTTTATCTCTATAACTCTATTTCTTTAGTATTTTTAATTTTTAAATGTACTTCTACTATCTCTTATTTCATTTATATCTTCTTTAAACTTTGACATGGTTACTTCTTTTCCATCAACTCCATTATATCCAACTAATACTTTTTTACCTTCATATTCTTTTTTAGATAAATAATTTACATAAAAAATATAAAAATCTATCTCTTCAAAATTCATATTTTTAAATATTTCTAAATCTTTTATTGCCTCACTATCTCCATTAATTATGAAATTATTATCTTTTTTAAACAAAAATAATTTTTCTTCATCAACTATTTTATTTAAGATATAGTTATATCTTTCATCTAATGGAAAATTATACCTCTCCATTAAATTTTCAATTTTTTGATTAAATAATATTTCTTTTCTTCTATCTGCAACCATAGCTCTGATACTAAATAAAGAGTCTAAAAATTCTCTATCATCTTCATATAAATTATCTATACTCCAATAACTAGGTCTTTTTTTATAATTCCAAATATTATATTTTCTTCCAAATATTGTTTCTATACAAATTCTTTCATAAGGATTAAAATAATACAAAAGATATCCTACACCTGCTTGAAGTTCTGTCTTTAGTATTAATTTCCCATTATCTTGTATTTTTTTTATTTCATAAATTGGAATTTCAAATTCTCTTAAAATCCATCTGTTCCATAAAATTTTTTTATAATAAAATTTGTCTTCAATACAATAACATTCTTCTATACTTATGAAATATTTTAATACTATTATTATCGCTCTAATAAAAAAATAATTTGGAATTAATATGGCTATTGCAGGAACTATTTCTCTTGAAAAAATAAATAAAAAAATAAGTAATATTATTTCAAAAAATATTAAAGGAATTAATCCAGCATAACTATAAAAATAAGTTGAATTTTTATTTACTATTTTTCTCATTTCATCAACTCTTTTATCTTCTTTAAATTATAATAAAAATCATAGGTATCTACTATTTCACCTTTATATCTTACTAAGGTTCTAATTACTTCTTTTTCTGCCTCAGACAAGTTTTCTAAAACTATTACCTTCTTCTCCTGTTATTACATTTGGATTATTTCTTATACTTGCTAAGGTATCTTCTGTTGCTTCTTTAGCTACCATACCTTTTGTTCTAGCTTCTAATTTATCTCCTGAATAATTAGCTATAATTTGAGTTCCTGTCTTATTATCTTCTTTACTGTAATGTCCAAACTCATGTCCTAAGGCATTTAGTATTTCATTTCTATTTGAGTTAGCTAATTTCTTTCTATCAAATACTACTACATTTGTTATGGTATCTGTATAGTCCATTTGGATCTTCTACATCTGTCAGTACCATCTTTATATCTGGTCCTGCATATCCTTTCGCTCTTAGAGCATCATTTAATAACTTATTCATTACTGATACTTGTTCTACTTGTGTTTTATCATCAATTTTTCCATTTTTTATTGCTTTTTTATCTAGTATTGATAAGTATTCTGGATTTCTTTCTACTTGATCTCCTATTGCTCTCACCATAGATAATTGTTTGTATCTTTCTAAGAAATCTCCCTCTGTTTTAGTTTTATTTCCTAGTGCTGTAGTTAAATCACTTATTATTCCTCCAGCTTTCTTTAACTCTTCTTGCTTATCTTTACCTAATAAATCAGTATGAAGTTCTGCATCTAAATGTTTTTCTTTATCTTTTGTTATTTCTTGTGCTTTATCAATATCTGTATTAAATCCTAATTCTTCTGAACTTGTTTTCTTTCCAGATATTTCAAAGTCTGTATTTATTGCACTTGCTCTATTTATTTGTTCTTTATCTACTTTATCATGTTTTATTGATGTATTTGGTACATCAGTTCCAATTGTTATTCCTCCACCAATATTTTCATATTTATTCTTATCTTCTAAATCTTTTACTATTACTTTATTAGCTAATACTTTTAATTTTTCTTTTTCATTTTCAGAACCTATTACTGCACCAATATTTGTTAGGCTATCTGTATCTATTTTTCCACCATTTTTAGCTATTAATGAACTTTCCTTATTTACCCAGTCTTTTTCTCCACTTCCTTTACTCCCATTAATATTTGCACTAAAACTAGATGGATTTACTAAGTCTATACTAAAACTTCCTCCATATGAGCTATCTTTTCTTTCTGATTTATCTTGTTTACTTTCTATTACTACATTCTTAGCTTTAATATCTAATTTATCTGCTTCGACATTTGCACCAGATAGAGTTAAGTTTTCAGAATCTGTTTTTAATTTTCCTCCTACATTAACTGTTGAATTAATATAGTTTGTTCCATTTCCTCTACCTCTTGTTCCTGCTTGTGATACTGATAAATCTGCTATTCTTCCTTCTTCAAGATTTGCTGATAAACTTATTCCTGTTTGTGAAGATGAACTAGATGATGTATAGTTTTCTTCACTTGCTTTTATTACAATATCTTTTTTAGCGCTTAAATCTAAATCATTTTCTACTTTTACATCAGTTCCAGAAATACTTATATTTCCATTTTTAGATTTAATATTCATATTATTTCCAGCTACTTCTATGATTCCTTTTTCTGGATTTTGTAAATTATTTCTACTTCCTGTTGTTAAAGTTATATTTCCAGTATTGATAAATCTGCACCATTAACATATATCCCATTAGGATTCGCTAAGATGTAGTTAGCTTTTTTCCCAGCTATTTCTTGATAACCCTCTATTCTACTTCTATTTACTCCACTTACTTCATTTATTATTGTTGAAGCTTCACTACTATTTTGTAGATTAGGATTTCCATAAATAAGTCCTCCTAATTGAGAGTTTGTTAAATCCTTAGAGTTATTTAAAATAGCTCCTCTTTCATCTACATTATATTCTTTATATACATTGTGGGAAATTCCATTATTATCTGGTGCTTCTATATTAACAAGTGGAACTCCATTAGCTGCCTTATCTAATTGTAAATTTTTACTTGCTCCATTATCTGGAACTATCCCATTAGCCAAGCTAACTATATGTAAAAACAACATAAATATTGCTATTAATCTTTTAAAACTTCCTTTCATTCTATCTTCTCCTTAATTTCCTTTAATCTTCTTTTAATTTTATAATTATAATTATACATATTCTCTCTAAGTTCATCTATATTTTCAAGTAAAATTTTTTCAGCTTGGATATAAGTGGAAAATTCATTTAATTTTGATTCTTTTATCTTAGATTTTTCATTTCTAAGCTGATTATATAAAATACCTGACATATAATTAATTGTTCCTGATAAATTTTCCTCAATATTTTTAATGTTATCATTTTCTTCAAGTTTAACTAAATTTAATAATTCATTTGATAAAATTTTTATTAATTCAATAGTTTTATCCGTTTCTTTTGAAAGTGAAAATTCTAATTTCCTTTTTGTTATTAATTTTTTAACTTCATCTTTATTTTCCAAATTAATTATAGATTTTAAATTTTTTAAGAAAAAATATTTTCTTCTTAAATTTCTTTATTAAAAATTTATATTTTTCATTAATATTTTTTATTTCCTTGTTCATTTCAATTATTTCGGCATCATTTTCTTCAAAATTACCCTCATCTAATTTTGAAAACAAATCTGCATTTATATCTGAAACTGTCCACCTATCAGCTGTATATGAAAATAATATATTAAGGCATTTATCTTCAACCAGCATATTTTTTTCAATATCATGTTGCAATCTTAAAAGTTCTTCTTTACTATCTTTTCTTTTTAACTTCGCTATTCCTAAATAAACTATAATTAAATTAATAAAACCTCCAAGCCCAATACAAGAAAGACTGATTAAAAGACTTATATACTGATTTGATAAAAATGCTTCATAAAAATAGTAACAAGCAACTCCTAAAATTGCATAAATTAAGATTAAGACAAAAAATGCAAAGAAAACTTTTTTACCCTTTATAAGTGATTTTGAAATTAACAATATAAATAAAATTGTCAATAAAGCTACTGGTGCAACAAGCCACATAATATTTATTATATACATAAATCCTCCTCATTATAAATAAAAATAATTCGTTACTGAGTAGATTTCTTAATGATAAAAAATTAAGAATTCGCTGCAAATTCAACCAACTCGCTAACAAGTTAGCTCAAACATGTTGAGATTTGCTCGGCTCATTCTATTTAATTTTTTATCTAAAATCTACATTCGTAACTCATTTATTTTTATCAATATTACTTATTTTTAATTAATTTTATTAAATCTAAATAAGATTTTTCTTTAATAGAAATAGCTTTTTGATAAGAATTATCAATTTTTTCTTTATATATTCTTAAAAAAATAAAGGTTAAAGCTATTTTTTTACAAGCTATATCCAATGACTTTAATTCTTCCTTTGTAATTTTTCTATATTTAGAATAATAGTTTAAAAAATCTCTTATAAGATTATTTTCAGTAAAGAAATCAAAATCATTTATTTTAATCCAAAAATTTATAACAATAGCTATATCAAAAATGAATGGTGCATAATAGCTTTCATTAAAATCAAAAATAACCTTTATATTATTATATTTATCTAATAACACATTATCTGGGAAAATATCTCCATGTATAATTCCACTTGATAGAATAGAAAAATCATATTTACTAATTTCATCAGCTGAATTTAATAATTCATTTTTAAATTTAAAATCAATTTCTGATTTTTTTATTTCATTATAATAGAAATTAAAATCTATTCTAGTTTTTCTATTATATTCTTCAAAAGAAAAATCTTTTGAAAATGAATGTAATTTACCAATATACATTGCAATTTCTC encodes the following:
- the cobS gene encoding adenosylcobinamide-GDP ribazoletransferase; amino-acid sequence: MKGFLLLLSFMTRIPMPKTEYDEEKLGKSMKYFPVVGIIVGFILLFFCIIFNFILKNLTYSAILPLMIIVVILTDLITTGALHLDGLADTFDGIFSYRSKHKMLEIMKDSRLGSNGALALILYFLLKFVLLFSLTIESRESAVYAIITYPVVARFCSVVSCASSPYARGSGMGKTFVDNTKTCGFIVATVITLLYTVGMLFMPFILFTNYSLPIQFIMKSILAIVIIIGLLGLFAYAFSKLIERKIGGITGDTLGALLEISSLVYIFLLLVIPTFFMG
- the cobU gene encoding bifunctional adenosylcobinamide kinase/adenosylcobinamide-phosphate guanylyltransferase, yielding MGKIIFFTGGSRSGKSKFAEEYIYENQYMNKIYFATAIAFDKEMQDRIEKHIKRRGNTWKTIEGYKNLVSLVKNDIDNADVILFDCVTNFVSNYMIIDREIDWDNIHLSVVHEIEYKIEEETTNFLEFIKSKKCDCVFVTNEIGSGLIPDYPLGRYFRDICGRINQLIAKNSDEAYLAISGIKLKIK
- a CDS encoding murein L,D-transpeptidase catalytic domain family protein → MKLLKSVFTLILYFIFSLSLFAEINFSNNFNLDMKKKFSDLEIKTMYRDLSLNDKVSFSCFNNAIHGLEKIEDLEIFDSSNNNLLVMIDYTKPSTEERLFIIDLKEKRLLISSLVTHGRGTGDLYATKFSNKNNSYSTSSGFYLTGNIYNGKNGASLQLHGLEKGKNDNAIKRTIVMHAAEYANKKFAEKYGRLGRSKGCLALPTELNIKIINLISGGVVLYVHTNLDENREYDFSKLLSKIS
- a CDS encoding PTS sugar transporter subunit IIA, which encodes MGLFDIFKKKEKTIVTIYSPMNGKVIELKEVPDEAFAQKMVGDGCAIEPDKGIICSPIDGQLMNIFPTNHAIIFETIDGLEMIVHFGIDTVKLDGKGFQKLREAGPIKVGDEIIKYNLDEIKDGVPSTRSPIIINNMEKVEKIEILSLGKVVKIGEPIMKVTLK
- a CDS encoding META domain-containing protein: MKKFLILGITAVALTACTDVNVPFMSSAKTESSTSSSTPVFANLKEQLNGREFTIVTEGYNKKTSIGFQGDRVYGFSGINRYFGNYQISGGKFVFDDFGLTQMAGSEEEMTKELQFLDLLRKNKSIKLSGDTLTLVSTEGIELVFKRTK
- a CDS encoding STAS-like domain-containing protein gives rise to the protein MSLKREEKDKIKDFLLKTIHYAENYFNIFVIIKDNGIGIFRKIVRDHNLKNENEAIFELKKGKLTSDAENHSGEGIFFTSKVVDYFLISSFNKTFSSGSDEYFYSIEQNRERTIKGTEVILVLNKNTERTTKEIFDEYTSDDFVFNKTKITVHLAKDYLGHDFVSRSLAKRILMNVEKFKVIVLDFENIDNIGQGFADEVFRVFKNKNPDITIVPINMNEEIEFMINRAMKK
- a CDS encoding DNA polymerase III subunit delta, with the translated sequence MFYFLYGNSPMIEFETEKITEEILEKYPNIMPKFFDCSLKEENEFLSALQVNSIFKTVDFLVLKRSENLKSSAIQKLFKSVKNYNLDEKNIIIIYNVPIQYGKVVSDYELTKASIKLIEELAVFKDCTVIKESKTTLNYVKQNLNITEKDAKDFIELLGDDYYHIKNETNKVATFLERQPYSFEKIKNLISIDKEYNMKDLIENFLKTKNFSDIINFLEKNKDSYLALIYMLTDELINLLKLTSLIKSGKISKNMNYNVFKELYNDFSNLFIGKNFKAQHPYTIFLKLNSFENFSEELLEKRLKELLEIEYKVKSGERDIDIETEVFLGKFF
- a CDS encoding histidine kinase — protein: MKFILNKTLGINGIDRISFKKIIEILGKPSKIRLELGKDNFDLNITLEYKQLELIINYCVNFYLGTRIPEFQTLFFVVEKLYLDNEVIKIGEDVRKVFTKVKRYTKNNYKIFNYEYNIGEYSGSYDFNNLDLTIYFEKYGKKRIVDGIYVSLPYEDNPNISDVGEILKLDILKNIFEYK
- a CDS encoding filamentous hemagglutinin N-terminal domain-containing protein; the protein is MKGSFKRLIAIFMLFLHIVSLANGIVPDNGASKNLQLDKAANGVPLVNIEAPDNNGISHNVYKEYNVDERGAILNNSKDLTNSQLGGLIYGNPNLQNSSEASTIINEVSGVNRSRIEGYQEIAGKKANYILANPNGIYVNGADLSILEI
- a CDS encoding homoserine kinase; protein product: MGVFTNLFQDEIDFIEEKYNIKILEIKNIDNGILNSNFYIKTKNKKYILRIYEANRTIEEEKQELILLDKIADFIPVSTAIKNIDNECISILNNKKIALFEYIDGSSITKIDTHIIREIAMYIGKLHSFSKDFSFEEYNRKTRIDFNFYYNEIKKSEIDFKFKNELLNSADEISKYDFSILSSGIIHGDIFPDNVLLDKYNNIKVIFDFNESYYAPFIFDIAIVINFWIKINDFDFFTENNLIRDFLNYYSKYRKITKEELKSLDIACKKIALTFIFLRIYKEKIDNSYQKAISIKEKSYLDLIKLIKNK